A window of the Scophthalmus maximus strain ysfricsl-2021 chromosome 8, ASM2237912v1, whole genome shotgun sequence genome harbors these coding sequences:
- the LOC118312060 gene encoding CDGSH iron-sulfur domain-containing protein 3, mitochondrial-like encodes MCARIYENTSGDFRPGDQMNSARFVAAVRRRCPQAVTRHPLLPPPGSSSMVQRWPLSTGPVPAARLPCRVKLSAGKRYAWCACGHSKKQPFCDGAHRTAAPSFSPLRFTPDKDRTVMLCACKQTKNAPYCDGSHFKVILQDLVKRMKGVFK; translated from the exons ATGTGTGCGAGAATTTATGAGAACACGAGCGGCGACTTTAGACCCGGCGACCAAATGAACTCAGCCAGGTTTGTGGCCGCGGTGCGGAGAAGATGCCCTCAGGCCGTCACACGACacccgctgctgccgccgccgggGTCCTCCTCCATG GTGCAGCGCTGGCCCCTGTCCACAGGGCCTGTGCCCGCAGCCCGTCTGCCCTGCCGGGTGAAGTTGTCTGCTGGGAAACGCTACGCCTGGTGCGCCTGTGGACACAGCAAGAAACAG CCTTTCTGCGATGGAGCTCACAGGACGGCAGCACCCAGCTTCTCCCCTCTACGCTTCACCCCTGATAAAGACCGGACGGTCATGCTGTGTGCCTGCAAGCAAACGAAAAACGCACCGTACTGTGACGGCTCACACTTCAAGGTCATCTTACAGGATTTAGTGAAGCGCATGAAAGGTGTCTTCAAATGA
- the LOC118312061 gene encoding CDGSH iron-sulfur domain-containing protein 3, mitochondrial has translation MLKFAVPGNMNTLATRFDLKWMSFTLRQPRLPAATAPRVQFSSLPPEPVIPSKKPFKVELVGGKRYSWCTCGHSRKQPFCDGAHKLKAPGLSPLRFVPEKDSSVWLCGCKYTNNPPHCDGTHKQDFIVSATLHEQTDS, from the exons ATGTTAAAGTTCGCCGTCCCCGGAAACATGAACACGTTGGCGACCAGGTTCGACCTCAAGTGGATGAGTTTCACCTTGAGGCAACCTCGGCTACCAGCTGCGACAGCTCCCAGG GTGCAGTTCTCCAGCCTCCCTCCAGAACCTGTGATCCCCTCGAAGAAGCCTTTCAAAGTGGAGCTCGTTGGTGGAAAGCGTTACTCATGGTGCACCTGTGGCCACAGTAGGAAACAG CCTTTCTGTGACGGAGCCCACAAGTTGAAAGCCCCAGGCCTGTCACCGCTACGTTTTGTCCCAGAGAAGGACTCTTCAGTTTGGTTGTGTGGATGCAAATACACGAACAACCCACCTCACTGCGATGGCACGCACAAGCAGGACTTCATTGTGTCTGCCACACTACATGAGCAAACTGACTCGTAA